One part of the Olleya sp. YS genome encodes these proteins:
- a CDS encoding OmpA family protein: MSKKTGYLLGILLTIILGTILYWFFCCKPCLEAKNKPSTIATENEDTSVKTDPTPVTINTFKVMDADGDLDFDIYENLNFNTSSASIITPVSLAVDSSATQLVNYYKDNPSKLLDIYGHYRSDESNNSVFPTLGLARANSAKNYLVSKGMLSKSINTYGKLDDNFNPDLDGVLHGPLSYVVNTLEEGDRSGEDEMKALGDTIKADPLVLYFDTAQASINLTDQQRQKVANMIRYIDHVEGASISVIGHTDNTGSRTTNTRLGLNRADFAKNYLVENGISGDKINSSSKGPDQPIADNATEEGRAKNRRVVVTIN; this comes from the coding sequence ATGAGTAAAAAAACCGGATATCTTCTTGGGATTTTACTGACCATTATTCTGGGTACAATTCTGTACTGGTTTTTCTGTTGTAAACCCTGTTTGGAAGCTAAAAATAAACCTTCTACAATAGCAACAGAAAATGAAGATACGTCAGTAAAAACAGACCCAACACCAGTAACCATAAATACATTTAAAGTTATGGATGCTGATGGTGATTTAGATTTTGATATTTATGAAAATCTAAACTTTAATACTTCAAGTGCTTCAATTATAACTCCCGTTTCTTTAGCGGTTGATAGTAGCGCTACACAATTAGTAAATTATTACAAAGACAATCCTAGTAAATTACTAGATATTTATGGGCATTACAGAAGTGACGAAAGTAATAACTCTGTATTTCCTACGCTAGGATTAGCTAGAGCAAATTCAGCTAAAAATTACTTAGTATCTAAAGGGATGTTGTCTAAATCTATAAATACCTACGGTAAACTAGATGATAATTTTAATCCAGATTTAGATGGTGTTCTACATGGACCTTTAAGTTACGTAGTTAACACTTTAGAAGAAGGTGATAGAAGTGGTGAAGATGAGATGAAAGCTCTTGGAGACACCATTAAAGCGGATCCATTAGTACTGTATTTTGATACAGCTCAAGCGTCTATTAATCTCACTGATCAACAACGTCAAAAAGTAGCAAATATGATTAGGTATATAGACCATGTAGAAGGTGCATCAATAAGCGTTATAGGTCACACAGATAATACTGGAAGTAGAACAACTAATACTAGGTTGGGTCTAAACCGAGCAGATTTTGCTAAAAACTACTTAGTAGAAAATGGGATTTCTGGAGACAAAATTAATTCTTCTTCTAAAGGACCTGATCAACCAATTGCTGATAATGCAACAGAGGAAGGAAGAGCAAAAAATAGACGCGTAGTCGTAACCATTAACTAA